The genomic DNA CGGGGACGACGCTGGGCCGCGAGGGCGTCGAGGCGATGTCGCAGATCAAGGACCGTGTGGGGGACATCGCCCGGAAGACGCTCTTCCTGGGGGAGAAGTCGCACGAGATCGGGAAGGTGATGGAGATCATCAAGGAGATCGCGAGCGAGATCCACCTGCTGGCGCTGAACGCGGCGATCGAGTCCGCGGCGGCGGGGGAGCACGGCCGGCGGTTCGCGGTGGTGGCGTCGGAGGTTCGCCGCCTGGCGGAGAAGACGCGGGAGTCGACGGAGACGATCCGGGGGATCATCGCGGAGATCCAGTCGGCGACGAACAGCTCGGTGGAGGCGACGGAACAGGGGACGAAGGAAGTGGAGCATTGGAAGGAGACGATCCGCCTGTCGTCGGAGGCGTTTTCGCAGATCATCGAGACGATCGAGCGGACGTCGGAGGCGAGCACGCAGATCTCCCTGGCGACGCACCAGCAGACGAGCGCGAACGAGCAGGTGGTGCAGGCGATGCGCCAGATCGAGGAGATGGTGCGGCTGGCGGCGTCGCAGATGAAGGAGTCGTCGGCCTCGGCGTCGCGCCTGCGGGAGATGGCGGGGAAGCTCCAGGAAAAAGCGGCCGTCTTCCAGGTATAGGGCGTCATGGGCGAAGAGAAGAAAATCGACCTGTCGCAGTTCCGGGAAAAGTTCGCCCGGGAAGCGAAGTCCCGCCTCGGGCGGCTGAACGGGGGGCTCGTCTACCTCGGGAAGAACCCGGGAGACGGGAAACTCGAGGCCGACATCCTTCGGGAGGCGCACACGCTGAAGGGCGCCGCGCGGATGCTCGGTTTCTCGAAGATCTCGGAACTGTCGCAACGGTTCGAGGAAGCGCTGACGCGCCGCAGGGACAAGACGATCCTGGCCAACCAGGACCTGACCGATGCCCTGTTCGTAACCCTCGACACGCTGTCGAGGCTGGTGGACGGCCTCTCGCAGCCTCCCCGGGAGGCGATCGACATCGAACCGGTCCTCGACCGGCTGAAGCTGGCGCAGGTCCCCGTGGAAGCGTCCGTTCCGTGCGAAGGGGCGGCTCCGGCGGTCGCCGCACCCGCTGCGCCCGCCCCTGCGGCGGGCGCCGCCGCATCGGCCTCCTCCCGCACCGGGTACGCCGATCTCGGGACCGCGACACGGGTGGATCCGGCACGCCTCGAGACGATCTCGAATCTCCTGACGAACGCCGTTGCCCACCACCAGCGGGAAATAGAGCTGCGGGAGCGGCTCGCCGACCTCGGGTTGTTCTACCGCCGGGCGGCTGCGGGCCTGCTCGCCGCCGTCCGGGACGGCCTCTCCCAGGGAGAGTTCTCCCCCGCGTTTGCCCGCAGGGTCGTCTCCTTGATCGAGGAGGGGAAGACGGCGTTCCTGGAGGGCGGGACCCAGAGGTCGGAACTGAAACGCCGCGAGAGCGTCGTGTCCGCGGCGCTGTCGCAGAACCTCGAGGAGCTCCGGTCGGAGGTCATGGCCATCCGGATGGTTCCGCTCCTGCCGCTGTTCGACTCGTTCCATCCCATGGCGGGGGCGCTGGCGAGGGAGCTGGGGAAGGACGTGGAGGTGCTGATCCGCGGCGGAAAGACCGAGATCGACCGGAAGGTGGCCGAGGCCCTCGGCGAGCCGCTGACCCACATCCTGCGGAACGCGGTCGACCACGGCATCGAGCCCCCGGCGGAGCGGGAGAACGCGGGGAAGCCGCGGAAAGGCCGGATCGTGATCACCGCGACGCCGAAGAAGGGCCGGGTCGTCCTCGAGGTGGAGGACGACGGCCGCGGAATCGACCCGAACGAGGTTCGCGAGGCGGCGATCCGAAAGGGGATGATCAGCGAGAAGGCCGCGTGGCGGCTGGACGACCGGGAACTGGTCGACTTCGTGTTTCGCACCGGCTTCAGCACCGCGAAGACGATGACCGGCATCTCCGGTCTCGGCATCGGGATGGACGTGGTCCGGGCAACGGCCGAGCGGTTCAACGGGACCTCGGAGGTTCACTCCAACCCGGGAAAGGGGACCCGGGTGGTCATGGAGCTCCCGTTCAGCATGGCGGTCTCCCGGGTCCTTCTCTTCCTCTCCGGCGATCAATATTTCGCCCTCCCGATCATGCACGCCGACGGGGTCCACTCGTTCGCGGACCGCGACGTCATCACGGTGGAGGGGCGGAAGTCCCTTCGCATCGGCGAGATCCCGGTTCCGCTCGTCTGGCTGAGCCGGCTCCTCGGTCTTCCCGATGCCCGCGAGCCCGGCGGCAGTTACCTCGCGGTGATGGTCCGGCAGTCCGGGAAGCGGATCGCCCTGGTGATCGACCAGGTCGAGGGGGAGAGCGAAGTCGTCGTCCGGGACTTCGGGAAGTACCTCGGGAAGGTTCCCCTGTTCATGGGGTCGACCATACTCGGAACCGGCGAGGTGGCGCTGCTGCTGGACGTCTACGACCTCGTGTCGGCGGTGCGACTGCGCGCGGAGACGTCTCCCGAGGGAGTGGGGGAGGGGAAGCGGCCCGTGATCGACGCCGACATCCTCGTCGTGGACGATTCCCTTCTCGTCCGGGACATGCAGCAGCGGATCCTCTTCTCCTCGGGCTACCGGGTGGAGACGGCGTCCGGGGGGAAGGCCGCGCTTGACCGGATGTCGGGGAAGAGGTTCCACGTCGTCGTCGCCGGCGCCCGGATGGCCGGGATGGACGGCATCCAGCTGCTCGCGGAAGCGCGAAAGACCGACTACATGAGAGACCTCCCCTTCATCCTCGTCGCATCGAACGAGCACCGGGAGGACCTGGTGCGGGCGAGGGCGGCGGGCGCGAAGGGGTGCGTGACGCGGGAGGAGTTTACTCCCGACCGGATGGCCGCGATGATCGGGAGCATCCTCGGACGAGGCGCCGGAGGATGACGCCCTCTCCGGTACCGGCACATCCCGTCCGCCTCCTGGTCGTCGACGACTCCCCGTCCATACGCGCCGTCATCCGGGCGATGTTGGAGGGAGACCCCGGGATCCAGATCGTCGGCGAGGCGGGCACCGGCGTTGAGGCCGTGGCGATGGCGCGGACGCTTCGCCCCGGCGTGATCCTGATGGACGTCCAGATGCCGGAGATGGACGGGATCGAGGCGACCGAGAGGATCATGGCCTCGGATGCCGTCCCCATCATCGCTTTTTCCGCGTTTACCTGGGGAGGAGAGGCGAAGGCCTCCATCGAGATGCTGGCCGCCGGGGCGCTCGACGTGATGGCGAAGCCGGACCTCGGCGGCGCGGGAGAGGTGAGGGACTGCTCCCGGGTCCTGCGGAAGAAGATCCGGTCCGCTTCCTGTGTCGTGGTGGTGCGGCACCTGCGAAGGACCGTCGCGGCCTCCCGCGAGCGGAGAGTGCCCGCGGGCCCGTCCGACGGGACGCGCTTCGAGGCGCTGGGCGTCGGCGCCTCGACGGGCGGTCCGACGGCGCTGCGCGAACTGTTCTCCCGGCTGCCGGCCGACTTCCCGATCCCGATCCTCGTCGTGCAGCACATCACCGCCGGGTTCACCGCGGGGTTCGTCGAGTGGCTCCGGCAGCAAACCGCCCTCGAGGTCCGGGTCGCGAACGAGGAGGATCGCGCAGCGCCGGGATCGATCCTGATCGCCCCGGAAGGACGGCAGCTCGAGGTGATTCCCGGCGGCGCGGTCCGGGCGACCTCCAGGAAGGCGAACGGAGTGCATCTCCCGTCGGCGGATACGCTCCTGTCCTCCCTCGCTTCCGCCTACGGGCCGAAATGCATCGGCGTTCTCCTCACCGGGATGGGATCGGACGGCGCCGAGGGGCTCCTCGACATCCGTCGTGCCGGGGGATTCACCCTCGCGCAGGACGAGGAGACGTGCGTCGTCTTCGGGATGCCCCGGGAGGCCGTTCGCAGGGGCGCGGTCATCCAGTCGATGGCCCCGGCGTCCATGGCGGAGCTCCTGCGGCGAATGGCCGAACGGTCCAGGCGCCGGGAGGGGGGCGATCATGTCTGACACGTTCCGCGTTCTCCTGGTGGACGATAGCGAGACCGTCATCGAGATGCTCTCCTGGCTCCTCGGCTCGTCGGGGTACGAGATCGAAACGGCCGGCGACGGGGTGAAGGGGGTGCAGGCCGCTTTCCGGCGTGTCCCGGACCTCGTGGTGATGTCGACCCGGCTTCCCCGGCTGGACGGCATCCAGGCATGCCGCCTGCTCAAGGCCGAGCCCGCGACCCGGGATGTCCCGGTGATCCTGCTCACGTCGGAGGAAGAGGGGGCGGACCGGCTCCACGCGACCCATGCGGGCGCGGACCGTTGCCTGTTGCGGGACGTCTCCCCGGAGGAAGCATTGCCCGCGGTCCGGGAGTGTCTTGCGGGAAAGGTGCCGCGTCCGGAAAGCGGAGACGATCCGGGAATCGAACCTCCGGACGACATCGAAATACTATCGCAGGTCAACGGTGTTCTTGAGGCGACCCTGTTCGAGGCGAGCTTGTTGAACGAGATCGCGCACGTCGGCCGCGATGTGGACGACTTCGATGCGACGGCCAGGGAGTTGTTCCGTCTTCTCCGGGAAATCGTCCCCGTCGAGGCGATGGGGGCGGTTTTCTCCGACGGCGTTTATTCGGAAGGCGTTTCCGTCTTCCCCGACGAAGCGGGGGATCCCCTGCAGGCGGAGGTCCGGTGGAAGACGGAGCGGCTTCGCGACGAGGCCGGCGTTCCCTTCGCCCCGGACCGGGTGACGTGGACCGGCATCAAGGGGGGGTTCCGCGGCTCCGGCGCCGGTGTGCCCGGATCGCTTGCGCCCCGGGCCGTCTGCACGGTCCGTGCGGGGGAAATGGTCAAGGGGCTCATGGCCGTGTACTCGGGAATCGAGGGGCCGGCGCCCGCCGGCGCCGTGGCGAAGAACACCCTCCTGCGGCAGGCGTTCATGGTCCTCGAAAACGCATGGCTGTACCGGCAGATCGCGCGGATCTCCGTGACGGACGGGCTGACGGGGCTCACGAACGTCCGCCACTTCCGGGAACAGGCGCAGCGGGAGCACTTCAGGGCGCAACGCCACAACGATCCATACTCCGTCCTGATGATGGATATCGACCATTTCAAGAAGGTCAACGACGTTTTCGGCCATCCCGTCGGAGACACCGTCCTTCGGGAAATGGCCGCGATTTTCCGGGAGGCGGTCCGCCTCACCGACCTTCCCGCCCGGTACGGCGGCGAGGAATTCGTCGTCCTCCTTCCCCGGACCCGGCTCCCCGAGGCGGCCGTCGTGGGAGAACGGATCCGGGAAGCGGTGGAACGGAAGGTGTTCGCCGCGCCGTCGCCGATGATCCGCTGCACCGTGAGCGTCGGCATAGCGGATTACCTCCCGGGAGGGGAGGAGACGGAGAAGACCGTGATCGGGCGCGCCGATCAGGCCCTTTATTCCGCCAAGCGCGCCGGGCGAAACCGCGTCGAATGCAGTCCCGCGAAAGAGGCGCGATGACCCCGGTGCGCGCGCGAGCCCCCATCTCCCCGGAGCTTCTCAACATGCTGCGGAACCTGGTCGAAGTGGAGAGCGGCGTCGTGCTGAACGACGCGAAGCTCTCGCATCTCGCCGCCGTGGTCCGGGGACGGATGGAGAACCTCGGGATCGGCGAGGGGCCGGAGTACCTCGCGTTCGTATCGGAAGGAGAAGGATCGGCGGCGGAGCGGCGCGAGCTCGTGGCGGCCCTTCTCGTGGGGGAGACTTCCTTCTTCCGCACCCCCGCCTTGTTCCGTGCTTTCGAAGAGGCGATTCTCCCGGGATTGATCGAACGAAGGCTCGCTCCTCCGCTTCCCGTCTGGTGCGCGGGATGCGCCACGGGAGAGGAGGCATACTCGATCGCCATCGCCGCCCTCGAAGGAACCGGAGTGCCGTGCGCGGTTCCGGTGACCGTTCGCGCGACGGATCTCCACCCTCGATTCCTCGATGTGGCCCGCGAGGGGATCTACGCGGAACCAACGTTGCGGGATCTTCCCGAGAGGATCCGGGAGCGGTACTTCGAGCCGCTGGGGGGCGGCCGGTACCGCGTGGCGGAGGAGGTACGGCGGCTGGTCGATTTCGGGGAGATGAACCTGATCGATTTTCTTTCGGCTCCCCGCCAATCCGCGCGGTACGCGGCGATCTTCTGCAGGAACGTGATGATCTACTTCGGAACGGACACCACGCGACGGCTCGTCGAGCGGTTTCATGAATGTCTCTTCGACGGCGGAGTCCTCTTCCTCGGGCACTCCGAAACGTTGTGGGGGATTTCCGAGGTGTTCCGGCTGGAGCAGCGGGAGAAGGTTTTCTATTATCGCAAGTCGCGCGTGGAGAGCCACCCGCCTCGTCCCGCCGCCGTGCCCCATCCCTCCAGGGTCGTCCCGCCGCGGGCCGTGCCCCGCGCGGAGCCTCCTCCTCCCCGCCCCATGGCCGAATCCTCTCCCGCGATGAAACTCGTCCTTTCGGCGGAGCGCCTGGCCGACGAGGGGCGCGTCGAGGATGCCGTCGCGATGTGCCGCCAGGCGGCCGCCCTTGATCCGGGGTGCCCGGAGGCCGAATACCTGATGGCGTTCATTCTCCGCGGCCGCGGACGGCACGCGGAGGCGCTCTACCACGCCGAGCGCGCCCTCGAACGGGACCCGCGGTTCGTCTTCGCGGAGATGGAGGCGGCGGAGTGCCTCTGCGGGATGGGGAGGTCCGGGGAGGCGGGGCTGCGGTGGAAGGGGATCCTGCGCGCCGTGGAGGGGAAGGTGCACCTCCCGCGCCTTTCGGTGGGGGCCGGGACCTCCCCGGAAACGCTGCGCCAATACGTTCTCTCCCGTCTTCCGCGATGAATCCCGTTGCGGGGGTACCATCCCGCTGAGATAATCTCCGGGTGACGGGTGCCGATTATCATTGTCCCCGCTGCGGCGCGGAGCTGCGACGGGGGCCGCGGAGGGGCGGATCCCGAGCCGGCGGTTCGCCGGGATGTCCCTACGATGCGCTCGCGTACGCGGCGTTGCGGGCCGGCCACGACGCGATCTACTTCGGACCGTGGCGCCGCATCGACGCCCTCCCGACGGAAATCCTCCGGGGATACCACCGGATCGGCAGGCATCTCGTCGCGATCGGGACCGAGCTCTCCGGCCACGATCTCCCCGCCGCCGCGCGGGATCTCGACCAGGCGATCGGGGCGCACCGCGCCGCCGATCCTCGCGAGGACGCCCTCGACGCCCTCCGTTTTATGGACAACGCGCTCTCCTACGCCCACCGGGCGATCGACGACCTTCTCCACGAAAAAGGGCTGCCGCCGCACCAGCCGATGGACTTCTCGGAGTGGTACGATGTCGTCGAAGTCCCGTTCCGGGACGAGTGGTAGGGCGGTGCGGCGTCTCGCCACACTACTCCGCGGAGGGCCCCTGAGATGATCGATCTCGACCGGTACCCGAGGGAGATCACCCTGCGAAGCGGGGTGACGCTGGTTTTCCGGCCGATGGGCCGGGACGACGTCGACCGGCTCTGGCTTTTTTTCCAGCAGGTCCCTCCCGAGGACAGGATGTTCTTCCGCCAGGACGTGAGCCGCCGCGAGGTGGTGCAGCATTGGGCGGACACGCTCGACTACGGCCTCGTCCTCCCGATCCTCGCGCTCGACGGGGACCGGGTCGTGGGGGACGCCACGCTGCATCGCCAGAAGACGGGGTGGAAGCAGCGGGTCGGGGTGGTGCGGGTCCAGATCGCCGCCGATTTCCGGCACCGCGGTCTCGGGACCGCGATGGTCCGCGAACTGCGCCACCTCGGGGAGAAATCCGCCCTGTATTACCTCATGGCCGAGGTGATCGAGGAGCAGCCGTCCGCGGTTCGCGCCTTCGAGAGGATGGGCTTCTTCCGCGCCGCGACGTTCCCGAGCTTCGTCAACGACCAGGGGGGGGGGCTGCACAACCTGCTGGTCCTGCTGTACCGGATGTACTCCTCATCGGATGACCTCCACTGCTGAACCGTTGTATACTGCACCGACCGGCCGGCCCCGAAATCTCTTTCCAGGAAGATGAAGACACGGATGGAAAACGATTCTCTGTACCGGAGGGTGAAGCGCGTCCTGTTCGGGGCCCCCCGGGACCTGTTCGACCCGAAGATCTTCCACCACATTTCCCTGATCGCCTTCTTCGCCTGGGTGGGGCTGGGCGCGGACGGGATCACCTCCTCGTGCTACGGTCCGGAGGAGGCGTACCTCGCCCTCGGGCAGCACTCGGTGCTCGCCATCTTCGTCGCGGTGATGACGGTGGCGACGATCCTCATCGTCTCCGGCAGCTACTCGCAGATCATCGAGGCGTTCCCCTCCGGCGGCGGCGGGTACATCGTCGCTTCGAAGCTCCTCGGGGAGAAGGCGGGGGTGATCTCCGGGTCGGCGCTGGTCATCGACTACATCCTTACGATCACCATGTCCGTCGCGGCGGGGACGGACGCCTTCTTCAGCATCCTCCCGGCCCGGTATCTGTCCCTCAAGCTCGGATTCGTCACCGCGGTGATCGTCCTCCTCATCTGGATGAACCTGCGGGGGATCAAGGAGTCCGTCGCCGTCTTCACCCCCATCTTCATGGTGTTCATGCTCGGCCACATCCCGTTGCTCCTGTACGCGATGGGGCACCACGTCGCGGACCTGCCGGTCGTCGCGTCCGCGGTGTCCCGGGATTTCCACACCACCCTGGGACAGGTCGGGTGGGTGGGGATGGCCGCCCTGCTGCTGCGCGCCTTCTCGATGGGCGGCGGGACCTTCACCGGGATCGAAGCGGTCTCCAACTCGATGCAGACGCTGCGGGAGCCCCGCGTCCAGACGGGGAAGAAGGCGATGCTCTACATGGCGGTCTCCCTGTCGTTCCTCGCGGGGGGGATCCTCCTGTGCTACCTCTTGTACAAGGTCGGAAGCGTCCCTGGGAAGACGCTGAACGCCGTCCTCTTCGGGAGGGTGATCGAGGACCTCTGGCAGGGGACCGGCGGCAAGATCCTCCTGGCGGTCGTGCTCGGGTCGGAGACGGCCCTCCTGTTCGTGGCGGCCCAGACCGGCATCATCGACGGCCCGCAGGTCCTCTCCAACATGGCGCTCGACTACTACGTCCCCCGCCGCTTCGCGCACCTCTCCGAGCGGCTGGTCCGCAACTACGGAGTGGTGTTCATGGGCGGCATGGCGCTTCTCATGCTGTACATCTCCGGCGGGTCGGTCCAGTACCTCGTCATCATGTACTCCATCAACGTCTTCCTCACCTTCTCCCTCTCCCAGTTCGGCATGGTCCTGCACTGGTGGAAGGACCGGAAGACGGAGGCGAAGTGGAAGTTCGGGATCGCCATGAACGGCGTCGGGTTCCTGCTGACGGGGACGGTCCTCTGCGTCACCGTCTGGTTCAAGTTCGCGGCCGGAGGGTGGGTGACGCTTCTCATCACCGGCCTGTTCGTCGCGGGGAGCCTCGCCATCCGGCGTCACTACCGGGGCGCCCAGGAGAGCATGCGGCGCCTGGACGACCTGCTCCTGGCGCTTCCCCCGGTGACGGTTCCCGCGGTGCAGGAGCCGGTGGTGCGGCGGCAGGCCTCCACGGCGGTCATCATGGTCTCCGGGTACAACGGCCTCGGGATGCACGTCTTTTTCTCCGTCGTCAAGCAGTTCCCCGGGATGTTCCGGAACTTCGTCTTCATCTCCGCGGGGATCGTCGACACGAGCGTGTTCAAGGGGGCGGCGGAGGTCGAGAACCTGGCGCACAACCTCAAGGAGCAGCTCGAGAAGTACGTGGAGTTCGTGAAGGGGCACGGCTACTACGCGGAGGCCCGGATCCTGGTGGGGACGGATGCCATCGAGTCGGTCACCCACATTGCCGAGGAGGTGGTGAAGGACTTCCCCAACCTCTGCGTCTTCGCCGGCAAGCTCGTCTTCAAGGAGGAGAACCTGCTCTCCCGTCTCCTTCACAACCAGACCGCGTTCATGGCGCAGAAACGGCTGGTGTTCGCGGGCCTCCCGATGATCGTGATGCCGATCCGCGTCCTTTGACCCGCCGGGGCCGTGAATGACGCGGAGGGTCCCGATCTACGACCGCGTGAAGCGCGTCCTCTTCGGCGCCCCCCGGGATCTCTTCGACCCGAAGATCTTCCACAACGTCTCCCTCATCGCGTTCTTCGCGTGGGTGGGGCTGGGCGCGGACGGGATCTCCTCCTCCTCGTACGGCCCGGAGGAGGCGTACCTCGCCCTCGGGGGGCACACCGTCCTCGCCCTCTTCGTCGCGGCGGCCACGGTGCTCACCGTCTTCATCATCTCGGGCAGCTACGCGCAGATCATCGAGGCGTTCCCCTCCGGCGGCGGCGGGTACATCGTCGCGTCGAAGCTCCTCGGGGAGAAGGCGGGGGTGGTCTCGGGCTCGGCGCTCGTCATCGACTACGTCCTGACGATCACGATCTCGGTCGCGGCGGGGGCGGACGCCATCTTCAGCTTCCTCCCGCGCCCGTGGCTCGTCTACAAGTTCGGGTTCATCGTCTTCGTCCTGTTGTTCCTC from bacterium includes the following:
- a CDS encoding CheR family methyltransferase, whose protein sequence is MTPVRARAPISPELLNMLRNLVEVESGVVLNDAKLSHLAAVVRGRMENLGIGEGPEYLAFVSEGEGSAAERRELVAALLVGETSFFRTPALFRAFEEAILPGLIERRLAPPLPVWCAGCATGEEAYSIAIAALEGTGVPCAVPVTVRATDLHPRFLDVAREGIYAEPTLRDLPERIRERYFEPLGGGRYRVAEEVRRLVDFGEMNLIDFLSAPRQSARYAAIFCRNVMIYFGTDTTRRLVERFHECLFDGGVLFLGHSETLWGISEVFRLEQREKVFYYRKSRVESHPPRPAAVPHPSRVVPPRAVPRAEPPPPRPMAESSPAMKLVLSAERLADEGRVEDAVAMCRQAAALDPGCPEAEYLMAFILRGRGRHAEALYHAERALERDPRFVFAEMEAAECLCGMGRSGEAGLRWKGILRAVEGKVHLPRLSVGAGTSPETLRQYVLSRLPR
- the cheB gene encoding chemotaxis-specific protein-glutamate methyltransferase CheB, whose amino-acid sequence is MTPSPVPAHPVRLLVVDDSPSIRAVIRAMLEGDPGIQIVGEAGTGVEAVAMARTLRPGVILMDVQMPEMDGIEATERIMASDAVPIIAFSAFTWGGEAKASIEMLAAGALDVMAKPDLGGAGEVRDCSRVLRKKIRSASCVVVVRHLRRTVAASRERRVPAGPSDGTRFEALGVGASTGGPTALRELFSRLPADFPIPILVVQHITAGFTAGFVEWLRQQTALEVRVANEEDRAAPGSILIAPEGRQLEVIPGGAVRATSRKANGVHLPSADTLLSSLASAYGPKCIGVLLTGMGSDGAEGLLDIRRAGGFTLAQDEETCVVFGMPREAVRRGAVIQSMAPASMAELLRRMAERSRRREGGDHV
- a CDS encoding GNAT family N-acetyltransferase — translated: MIDLDRYPREITLRSGVTLVFRPMGRDDVDRLWLFFQQVPPEDRMFFRQDVSRREVVQHWADTLDYGLVLPILALDGDRVVGDATLHRQKTGWKQRVGVVRVQIAADFRHRGLGTAMVRELRHLGEKSALYYLMAEVIEEQPSAVRAFERMGFFRAATFPSFVNDQGGGLHNLLVLLYRMYSSSDDLHC
- a CDS encoding APC family permease, which translates into the protein MENDSLYRRVKRVLFGAPRDLFDPKIFHHISLIAFFAWVGLGADGITSSCYGPEEAYLALGQHSVLAIFVAVMTVATILIVSGSYSQIIEAFPSGGGGYIVASKLLGEKAGVISGSALVIDYILTITMSVAAGTDAFFSILPARYLSLKLGFVTAVIVLLIWMNLRGIKESVAVFTPIFMVFMLGHIPLLLYAMGHHVADLPVVASAVSRDFHTTLGQVGWVGMAALLLRAFSMGGGTFTGIEAVSNSMQTLREPRVQTGKKAMLYMAVSLSFLAGGILLCYLLYKVGSVPGKTLNAVLFGRVIEDLWQGTGGKILLAVVLGSETALLFVAAQTGIIDGPQVLSNMALDYYVPRRFAHLSERLVRNYGVVFMGGMALLMLYISGGSVQYLVIMYSINVFLTFSLSQFGMVLHWWKDRKTEAKWKFGIAMNGVGFLLTGTVLCVTVWFKFAAGGWVTLLITGLFVAGSLAIRRHYRGAQESMRRLDDLLLALPPVTVPAVQEPVVRRQASTAVIMVSGYNGLGMHVFFSVVKQFPGMFRNFVFISAGIVDTSVFKGAAEVENLAHNLKEQLEKYVEFVKGHGYYAEARILVGTDAIESVTHIAEEVVKDFPNLCVFAGKLVFKEENLLSRLLHNQTAFMAQKRLVFAGLPMIVMPIRVL
- a CDS encoding methyl-accepting chemotaxis protein, producing the protein GTTLGREGVEAMSQIKDRVGDIARKTLFLGEKSHEIGKVMEIIKEIASEIHLLALNAAIESAAAGEHGRRFAVVASEVRRLAEKTRESTETIRGIIAEIQSATNSSVEATEQGTKEVEHWKETIRLSSEAFSQIIETIERTSEASTQISLATHQQTSANEQVVQAMRQIEEMVRLAASQMKESSASASRLREMAGKLQEKAAVFQV
- a CDS encoding hybrid sensor histidine kinase/response regulator; protein product: MGEEKKIDLSQFREKFAREAKSRLGRLNGGLVYLGKNPGDGKLEADILREAHTLKGAARMLGFSKISELSQRFEEALTRRRDKTILANQDLTDALFVTLDTLSRLVDGLSQPPREAIDIEPVLDRLKLAQVPVEASVPCEGAAPAVAAPAAPAPAAGAAASASSRTGYADLGTATRVDPARLETISNLLTNAVAHHQREIELRERLADLGLFYRRAAAGLLAAVRDGLSQGEFSPAFARRVVSLIEEGKTAFLEGGTQRSELKRRESVVSAALSQNLEELRSEVMAIRMVPLLPLFDSFHPMAGALARELGKDVEVLIRGGKTEIDRKVAEALGEPLTHILRNAVDHGIEPPAERENAGKPRKGRIVITATPKKGRVVLEVEDDGRGIDPNEVREAAIRKGMISEKAAWRLDDRELVDFVFRTGFSTAKTMTGISGLGIGMDVVRATAERFNGTSEVHSNPGKGTRVVMELPFSMAVSRVLLFLSGDQYFALPIMHADGVHSFADRDVITVEGRKSLRIGEIPVPLVWLSRLLGLPDAREPGGSYLAVMVRQSGKRIALVIDQVEGESEVVVRDFGKYLGKVPLFMGSTILGTGEVALLLDVYDLVSAVRLRAETSPEGVGEGKRPVIDADILVVDDSLLVRDMQQRILFSSGYRVETASGGKAALDRMSGKRFHVVVAGARMAGMDGIQLLAEARKTDYMRDLPFILVASNEHREDLVRARAAGAKGCVTREEFTPDRMAAMIGSILGRGAGG
- a CDS encoding diguanylate cyclase is translated as MSDTFRVLLVDDSETVIEMLSWLLGSSGYEIETAGDGVKGVQAAFRRVPDLVVMSTRLPRLDGIQACRLLKAEPATRDVPVILLTSEEEGADRLHATHAGADRCLLRDVSPEEALPAVRECLAGKVPRPESGDDPGIEPPDDIEILSQVNGVLEATLFEASLLNEIAHVGRDVDDFDATARELFRLLREIVPVEAMGAVFSDGVYSEGVSVFPDEAGDPLQAEVRWKTERLRDEAGVPFAPDRVTWTGIKGGFRGSGAGVPGSLAPRAVCTVRAGEMVKGLMAVYSGIEGPAPAGAVAKNTLLRQAFMVLENAWLYRQIARISVTDGLTGLTNVRHFREQAQREHFRAQRHNDPYSVLMMDIDHFKKVNDVFGHPVGDTVLREMAAIFREAVRLTDLPARYGGEEFVVLLPRTRLPEAAVVGERIREAVERKVFAAPSPMIRCTVSVGIADYLPGGEETEKTVIGRADQALYSAKRAGRNRVECSPAKEAR